Below is a genomic region from Sphingopyxis terrae subsp. terrae NBRC 15098.
TCAGTTGCTCGAGGGCGGAATTGAGGCTCTGGTCGCCGCCTTCTCCAGCACAGTCGATCGTCACTTCGGGACACGGAACACTCGCCCCGTCGGCGTCAGAGAAGACGCATTCTTCGACCGCACCGCTGTCGCCGCACCCATCGAAACGGATTTCTACGCGGGCAATTTCGGCATTGCGCAGCGGGGCAATGATAGCTGCCTTGAGCCGTTGGATTTCACTTTGTGCCTGCGCCGCGCGCTCGGCCTGGCGGACAGCAAAATCCGCCATGATCGCCTGAAAATCAGTCATCAGATTTCTCCTGCAATGTGGGGGCAAGGACCGATCGTCTTGCCCACGATAGCAGGCGATCTCTTTCCTCTGACGGCCTGCGCCAGCGCCGATGGCGCTGGCGCGATGCCGGACGCATCAGTCGGCATCCTGAGCCGCGCGCTTGGGA
It encodes:
- a CDS encoding DUF6878 family protein, which codes for MTDFQAIMADFAVRQAERAAQAQSEIQRLKAAIIAPLRNAEIARVEIRFDGCGDSGAVEECVFSDADGASVPCPEVTIDCAGEGGDQSLNSALEQLTYLALERHHPGWEINDGACGELVIDVATPSFVLDCQLRYTAADDHSTDL